The nucleotide sequence GTCACCGTTCCGGTTCATCGCGGGGAGATCATCTACCCGCGGGGGCTGGTCCACCAGCGTACGACAGTGGCACGCGCCGGCGTTCACACCGAGCTGTCCGAGCCCGGAAAGAGGTTACCCATTAGAACCCGCTGGAGCAGCGAGGGCGACTTCTTCGCTCGACCCACGATAGGGCGCGGCCTGCCGGGTGCCGTCAGGTCGGCGATCAGTTGCGAGATGCAATACTCCCTCGGGCGGGGATGAGCCGTTGGGGTCGC is from Bacillota bacterium and encodes:
- a CDS encoding type II toxin-antitoxin system HicA family toxin; translation: MTGANLVRASGFGIVRIKGSHHHLRREGGSLVTVPVHRGEIIYPRGLVHQRTTVARAGVHTELSEPGKRLPIRTRWSSEGDFFARPTIGRGLPGAVRSAISCEMQYSLGRG